A single window of Chitinispirillum alkaliphilum DNA harbors:
- a CDS encoding DNA internalization-related competence protein ComEC/Rec2, which translates to MVDVGQGLAQIGVMGDSAVVWDIGSGRQYRKWLDAYNDLGEPRIVAIIISHNHEDHYGGLSRLGKDINWNGRLITSPHEDTAFLRSRTGVWKNRIDFEFAVQDDTLELFESVLIRCLWPPESIEVPTPVTGLNVNRYSMVFAVEHGMNSLLITSDIDTVSQRYISQAYSYGLSSDILIAPHHGSAGSADQLFFAYVGASLSIISCGERNPYGHPSRKMIDELLNLGSDILYTYIDGTVDLRSNEFYWSRAGLRY; encoded by the coding sequence GTGGTTGATGTGGGGCAGGGACTGGCTCAGATCGGAGTGATGGGGGACAGTGCAGTTGTTTGGGATATCGGATCGGGGAGGCAGTATCGTAAATGGCTCGATGCATACAATGATCTTGGTGAACCGCGGATAGTTGCCATTATTATCTCTCATAATCATGAAGACCATTATGGGGGATTAAGCAGACTTGGGAAAGATATTAACTGGAACGGAAGACTTATTACATCACCCCATGAAGACACTGCGTTCCTGCGAAGCAGAACAGGGGTTTGGAAAAACAGAATTGATTTTGAGTTTGCTGTTCAGGATGATACACTCGAGCTGTTTGAATCTGTGCTTATCAGGTGTCTGTGGCCTCCGGAGTCAATAGAGGTTCCCACTCCGGTCACTGGTCTTAATGTAAACAGATACAGTATGGTTTTTGCTGTTGAGCATGGAATGAACAGCTTGCTGATCACTTCTGACATCGACACCGTATCCCAGCGGTATATTTCTCAAGCGTATAGTTATGGACTGAGCTCTGATATCCTCATTGCCCCTCACCATGGGAGTGCAGGATCTGCGGATCAGTTGTTTTTTGCCTATGTTGGGGCTTCGCTTTCAATCATCTCCTGTGGGGAGAGAAATCCTTACGGCCATCCTTCAAGAAAGATGATCGATGAGCTGCTAAACCTGGGGTCTGATATTTTATACACCTATATTGATGGTACAGTTGATTTGAGAAGTAATGAGTTTTACTGGAGCAGAGCAGGGTTAAGGTATTAG
- a CDS encoding histidinol phosphatase — MTTTTFPYQEITGAIHLHTLYSDGGVSYEELIDAAQGCGLDYVVVTDHMNLKGREAGYEKFHGNLMVLVGYEHNDPKKLNHYLAIGTNKAFPQLQKPQQYIDAVRENGGIGFLAHPAEKRNYFGNLPPYPWTEWDATGYDGIELWNQMSDWIENIRSWRSFIRLLYPRRFLGNVPDELLEKWDKLNQNRFISGVGGVDAHTRRISIGPFAYTIFPIKVELKGIRTHLYIPQKLPEYPFDEARSLLLKALKNGNGFISNYRRGDAKGTQIYLRQENGAVLPPGLCGTINRAPAMLCVQVPSRGNIRLIRNGVVLKSVKGTSAQLGISDDGVYRVEVYKGKNAWIYSNPFHVLRQK, encoded by the coding sequence ATGACAACAACCACTTTCCCATACCAGGAAATCACCGGCGCGATACACCTGCACACCCTCTATTCTGATGGCGGAGTGAGCTATGAAGAGCTCATAGACGCAGCCCAGGGGTGTGGGCTTGATTATGTCGTGGTAACCGATCACATGAACTTAAAGGGTCGTGAAGCGGGGTATGAGAAATTCCACGGCAATCTTATGGTCCTTGTTGGTTATGAGCACAATGACCCCAAAAAGCTCAACCACTACCTGGCAATTGGCACAAACAAAGCATTCCCCCAGCTTCAAAAACCTCAGCAATATATTGATGCAGTGAGAGAAAACGGGGGTATAGGGTTTCTTGCCCACCCGGCTGAGAAAAGAAACTATTTCGGTAATTTACCACCATATCCCTGGACCGAGTGGGACGCAACCGGTTACGATGGGATAGAGCTTTGGAATCAAATGTCTGACTGGATAGAAAACATCCGATCGTGGAGAAGCTTTATAAGACTTCTTTACCCCAGAAGATTTCTGGGCAATGTTCCTGATGAGCTCCTGGAGAAATGGGACAAACTCAACCAAAACCGTTTCATAAGCGGGGTAGGCGGGGTTGATGCACATACAAGAAGAATTTCTATCGGCCCATTTGCATATACAATTTTTCCCATCAAAGTGGAACTCAAAGGAATAAGAACCCACCTCTACATTCCTCAAAAATTGCCTGAGTACCCATTTGATGAAGCCAGATCACTCTTATTAAAGGCTCTTAAAAACGGTAACGGATTTATAAGTAACTACCGCAGAGGTGATGCAAAAGGTACACAAATCTATCTCCGGCAGGAAAACGGAGCAGTGCTCCCCCCAGGACTTTGTGGAACAATCAACCGCGCACCTGCGATGCTCTGTGTTCAAGTACCTTCAAGGGGCAATATTCGCCTGATACGAAACGGGGTGGTTTTAAAAAGCGTAAAAGGAACATCTGCCCAGCTCGGTATATCAGATGATGGAGTCTACAGAGTTGAAGTCTACAAGGGTAAGAATGCCTGGATTTACTCCAATCCGTTTCATGTGTTAAGACAAAAATAG
- a CDS encoding RNA polymerase sigma factor RpoE — MENKTLIHAARNGDKKALCTLLDHYRGYMAAIVLRYVDDKEQQKDILQNIFIRIIKGLTSYKDSSKFTTWLYKVALSEIYDSGRKMKTAGKYFTSLHSEPIQTGADSDTIEYLNKKEVRKIVLELLELLPLDQKTAFILYYLHYYCGKDAAEIMNISEQNFFMKLKAARDFLRKKLSKEAFYE, encoded by the coding sequence ATGGAAAATAAAACCCTTATACACGCAGCCCGGAATGGTGACAAAAAAGCCCTCTGTACCCTTTTAGATCATTACAGAGGGTATATGGCGGCAATAGTTTTAAGGTATGTGGATGATAAAGAGCAACAGAAAGATATCCTGCAAAACATTTTTATAAGGATTATAAAAGGTTTAACCAGTTATAAAGATTCCAGCAAATTCACAACCTGGCTTTACAAAGTAGCTTTAAGTGAAATATATGATTCCGGAAGGAAGATGAAAACTGCGGGTAAATATTTTACCAGCTTACATTCAGAGCCGATCCAAACTGGAGCAGACTCTGATACAATTGAATATCTGAATAAAAAAGAGGTCAGAAAAATTGTGTTAGAATTGCTTGAGCTTTTGCCTCTTGACCAGAAAACAGCATTTATCCTCTATTATCTGCACTATTATTGTGGTAAGGATGCCGCTGAAATCATGAATATAAGCGAACAGAACTTTTTCATGAAATTAAAAGCTGCCAGGGATTTTCTGCGAAAAAAACTGAGCAAAGAGGCGTTTTATGAGTAA
- a CDS encoding Glutamate 5-kinase, giving the protein MNKTSLFRKDLSDIKTVVVKTGSRILTTKGQDKRVESLAEDLSLLHKKGVNVILVSSGAIARGMKVLNLQKRPESIPLQQACASIGQNYLMNMYQSYFNSHDILIGQVLLTWDDLRNKKRYLNLRNTLFQLLKCRCIPIVNENDSVGVEEIQFGNNDVLAAQISLLAHADLFVNLTDVNGLYDKNPRCEADARHIPLVSTVSSSVHKLASDIRNELSVGGMATKIKAADMVTKAGIPALIGNGFNSNLLSVLRDENCSTLFMPLEKKMSSRDRWLAFTGQSKGQIVIDQGAATAIRKRGKSLLAAGIIDTIKNFKNGDMVDIVNNEGQIIARGLVNFSSEEVKAIRGCKTAHIREKLGAVRYSEVILRDNMVLV; this is encoded by the coding sequence ATGAACAAAACATCCCTTTTCAGAAAAGATCTTTCAGATATTAAAACAGTTGTTGTAAAAACCGGTAGCAGAATTCTGACTACCAAGGGTCAGGATAAACGGGTTGAGAGCCTTGCTGAGGACCTCTCCTTACTTCACAAAAAAGGGGTAAATGTCATACTCGTTTCCTCCGGGGCAATAGCCCGGGGTATGAAAGTTTTAAATCTCCAAAAAAGACCGGAATCGATACCGCTTCAGCAGGCCTGCGCCAGCATTGGCCAAAATTATCTGATGAATATGTATCAGAGCTATTTTAACAGTCATGACATTCTGATCGGACAAGTCCTGCTGACCTGGGATGATCTGAGGAATAAAAAACGCTACCTTAACCTGAGAAACACTCTTTTTCAGCTACTCAAATGCCGCTGCATACCCATTGTCAATGAAAATGATTCTGTTGGCGTGGAAGAGATACAGTTTGGCAATAACGATGTACTCGCAGCACAAATATCTCTTCTGGCTCATGCTGACCTTTTTGTCAACCTTACAGATGTAAATGGCCTGTACGACAAAAACCCAAGATGCGAAGCTGATGCACGGCACATCCCCCTTGTGTCAACAGTCTCTTCTTCGGTACACAAACTGGCCAGCGATATAAGAAACGAGCTAAGTGTTGGTGGAATGGCTACAAAGATTAAAGCGGCTGATATGGTGACAAAGGCCGGCATTCCGGCGCTAATAGGAAATGGGTTTAATTCAAATCTTCTCTCTGTGCTCAGGGATGAAAACTGCTCCACTCTGTTTATGCCCCTGGAAAAAAAGATGTCAAGCCGCGACAGATGGCTGGCCTTCACAGGTCAATCAAAGGGTCAGATCGTTATCGATCAGGGAGCTGCTACGGCTATAAGGAAAAGAGGTAAAAGCCTCCTGGCAGCGGGTATAATTGATACCATAAAGAATTTCAAAAACGGTGACATGGTTGATATAGTGAATAATGAGGGACAGATCATTGCCAGAGGATTGGTTAATTTCTCCAGTGAAGAAGTAAAGGCGATTCGTGGCTGTAAAACAGCACATATAAGAGAAAAACTTGGCGCTGTAAGGTATAGCGAGGTCATTTTGCGGGACAATATGGTATTAGTTTAA
- a CDS encoding Signal transduction histidine kinase CheA produces MALNDISKLVEQLEEISASFVLADPADLQEFANSHTFFEELTSYQSLNCKKMSAECAVLLEKLILGEVEFTYAINQLSEKISGLKRHLENQLYNGSGDLTETGCNVYDQPKKASAPALSNTDKEIFRNFLSTQENTLEEMERCILDLEKGGDISEFRRILHTLKGEAGVLGLQEIEHICHKTEDYIERLNKDVNSDKLLLVKDCLQNTFDSFSGKQGKNVTVEEVVEILDDSEGGAQPLGHVQFDSEIDLAHTDHSLLADFITESDEHLHNADNLLLELESNTGDVELINSLFRVFHTVKGIAGFLSLHAIQSLAHATEELLDKARTGEIELSGRLIDSVFISVDVLKGEMLLLRDALEKGVAYKANRKNVAAIIDQIQSSIRIKEDKKRIGEILIEDGKVSENQVQQALRKQLEDPGKRIGEILVESKFVSENDIRQACSKQQRGKKALSVKNTIKVETEKLDRLIEAIGELVVTEAMVTGDQNVLRNVSSHTLKNIRQLDKITRQLQEIGLSMRMVSMKSTFQKMARLVRDLSKKSGKQIEFVSSGEDTELDKSVIERIGDPLVHMVRNSADHGIEMPQERLRTGKSQSGTIHLRAFQTSGMICIEIEDDGRGLDKEAILEKALKKGLVKQGDSLTDQEIFGLVFHPGFSTAKEVTDISGRGVGMDVVKKNVRDLRGNIEVRSERGKGSVFSIYLPLTMAIMDGMVVKAGKERYIIPTLSVVESFRPVSDDITVVLDKGEMVRCHDQLIPVIHLSALFTAGHMKHPSEAIVMVVEEMGKRVGLVVDMIIGQQQTVIKNLGEGMGKIEGVSGGAIMPDGNVSLIIDIGAMVKMAGN; encoded by the coding sequence ATGGCTCTGAATGATATCAGTAAACTGGTGGAACAATTAGAGGAAATATCGGCAAGCTTTGTACTGGCTGACCCTGCTGACCTTCAGGAGTTTGCAAACTCACATACCTTTTTCGAAGAATTAACAAGTTACCAGAGTTTAAACTGCAAAAAGATGTCAGCAGAGTGTGCTGTTTTGCTGGAAAAATTGATACTGGGTGAAGTTGAATTTACCTATGCTATAAATCAGCTTTCAGAAAAGATTTCCGGTTTAAAACGCCATCTGGAAAATCAATTGTACAATGGGAGCGGAGACCTTACTGAAACCGGATGCAATGTTTATGACCAGCCCAAAAAGGCCTCTGCTCCTGCTTTATCAAACACAGATAAAGAAATATTCAGAAATTTTTTATCCACTCAGGAAAATACACTCGAGGAGATGGAGAGGTGTATTCTGGATCTGGAAAAGGGTGGAGACATTTCTGAATTCAGGAGAATTCTGCATACTCTCAAGGGTGAAGCTGGCGTTTTGGGGCTTCAGGAAATCGAACACATATGCCACAAAACAGAAGATTATATAGAGAGGCTAAATAAAGATGTCAATAGCGATAAACTTCTGCTTGTAAAAGATTGTCTTCAGAATACTTTCGATTCTTTTTCTGGAAAACAGGGCAAAAATGTAACGGTTGAAGAGGTGGTAGAGATTCTGGATGATTCTGAAGGTGGGGCACAACCTTTGGGACATGTGCAATTTGACTCTGAAATTGATTTAGCACATACAGATCACTCACTTTTGGCTGATTTTATAACAGAGTCTGATGAGCACCTTCATAATGCAGATAATCTTCTGCTCGAGCTGGAAAGTAATACCGGTGACGTTGAACTGATCAATTCACTTTTCAGGGTTTTCCATACGGTTAAGGGAATCGCAGGGTTTTTGTCTCTCCATGCAATACAATCTCTTGCCCATGCAACAGAAGAACTCCTTGACAAGGCAAGAACTGGTGAAATCGAGCTTTCTGGTAGGTTAATTGATTCCGTTTTCATATCTGTAGATGTGCTTAAAGGTGAAATGCTTCTGCTTCGTGATGCTCTGGAGAAGGGGGTAGCATACAAAGCCAATAGAAAAAATGTAGCTGCCATAATCGATCAGATTCAAAGCTCTATAAGGATTAAAGAGGATAAGAAAAGGATTGGTGAAATACTGATCGAAGATGGTAAAGTTTCAGAAAACCAGGTGCAGCAGGCCTTAAGAAAGCAGCTTGAAGATCCCGGGAAAAGAATCGGGGAGATACTTGTTGAAAGTAAATTTGTAAGTGAAAACGACATTCGCCAGGCTTGCAGTAAGCAGCAGAGAGGGAAAAAAGCTCTATCGGTAAAAAATACTATCAAAGTTGAAACAGAGAAACTGGATCGGTTAATTGAGGCAATAGGTGAGCTGGTTGTCACTGAAGCCATGGTAACCGGTGACCAGAATGTTCTCAGAAATGTTTCGTCACACACCCTTAAAAACATACGTCAACTGGACAAAATAACCAGGCAACTCCAGGAAATCGGGCTTTCCATGCGTATGGTTTCCATGAAATCAACCTTCCAGAAAATGGCCCGTCTTGTGAGAGATCTCTCCAAAAAATCGGGTAAACAGATTGAGTTTGTCTCTTCCGGGGAAGATACAGAGCTTGATAAGTCGGTTATTGAAAGGATAGGTGATCCTCTTGTGCATATGGTAAGAAATTCAGCAGACCACGGTATAGAAATGCCCCAGGAAAGACTAAGAACTGGCAAATCTCAATCGGGAACTATACACCTGAGAGCTTTCCAGACTTCAGGAATGATTTGCATAGAAATAGAGGATGATGGCAGAGGACTCGACAAAGAAGCAATACTTGAAAAGGCGCTGAAAAAAGGACTTGTAAAGCAGGGGGACTCTCTTACAGATCAGGAAATATTTGGGCTCGTTTTTCATCCCGGTTTCTCCACTGCAAAAGAGGTAACAGATATCTCAGGACGCGGGGTGGGGATGGATGTAGTGAAAAAAAATGTCCGGGATCTGAGAGGAAATATTGAGGTGAGATCGGAAAGAGGCAAGGGGTCGGTATTCTCGATTTATCTGCCTCTTACCATGGCAATAATGGATGGAATGGTGGTGAAAGCCGGCAAAGAACGTTACATAATACCTACTCTTTCGGTAGTGGAGAGTTTCAGACCGGTAAGTGATGATATTACAGTTGTGTTAGACAAAGGAGAAATGGTGCGCTGTCATGATCAGCTCATTCCTGTAATCCATCTTTCAGCCCTCTTTACAGCAGGTCACATGAAACATCCTTCAGAGGCGATTGTTATGGTAGTGGAAGAAATGGGTAAAAGAGTTGGGCTTGTGGTGGATATGATAATCGGACAGCAACAAACTGTGATTAAAAATCTTGGTGAAGGGATGGGAAAAATTGAAGGTGTTTCGGGTGGGGCGATCATGCCCGATGGAAATGTCAGTTTGATAATAGATATTGGGGCAATGGTCAAAATGGCTGGAAACTAA
- a CDS encoding sensor histidine kinase, giving the protein MRVNITVKLFAGYLVIIFLNLFLFVIVNKTSDIKTITNILKIQNEIKNNLVRYNNLHNTQELIAFSFERAGLKESVDNFRDVNTKMLEVMDSVRSQMNTVHHLDSMVNPKNDTTLSDFRNQLKKIVHLHTLYNSIFDTLVVSRRPGTISQTEEFKKIRENMSQKHEILNSNLSSSLERVEEINKSYIRDVENRVSNVRFVTIVIFSGMTLFSMIFGFFFSKAITNSLRRLKETAQTVAKGNFDVNPSGFPNDETGDLATAFFNMSVDLKNAQDELVRSKRMAAIGEVVASINHEINNPLMIISGNAQFLEMTMQHYPKEVQERIEAILAETERISKVTRKLQNIKNPVSEDYTSGGEQMINLDRSS; this is encoded by the coding sequence ATGCGTGTAAATATAACTGTGAAGCTGTTTGCAGGATACCTGGTTATAATATTTCTCAATCTCTTCCTCTTTGTGATTGTGAATAAAACCAGTGACATTAAAACGATCACCAACATACTGAAAATTCAAAACGAGATAAAGAACAATTTAGTGCGCTATAATAACCTTCATAACACCCAGGAGCTGATTGCATTCAGCTTTGAGAGGGCGGGGCTCAAGGAATCGGTTGATAATTTCAGGGATGTAAACACCAAAATGCTGGAAGTGATGGATTCGGTAAGATCACAGATGAACACTGTTCACCATCTGGACTCCATGGTAAACCCAAAAAATGACACAACTCTCAGCGATTTCAGAAACCAGTTGAAAAAAATCGTTCATCTTCACACCCTCTATAATAGTATATTTGATACCCTGGTAGTTTCCCGGAGACCGGGAACTATCAGCCAAACCGAAGAATTCAAAAAAATCAGAGAAAACATGTCTCAGAAACACGAAATTCTCAACTCCAACCTGAGCTCATCACTTGAAAGGGTCGAAGAGATAAATAAATCTTACATCAGGGATGTGGAGAACAGAGTCAGCAATGTACGTTTTGTTACTATCGTGATTTTTAGCGGAATGACGCTTTTTTCCATGATTTTTGGATTTTTCTTCTCAAAAGCAATTACCAACTCATTGCGCAGACTCAAGGAAACCGCCCAAACCGTTGCAAAGGGTAACTTTGATGTTAACCCCTCAGGGTTCCCAAACGATGAAACAGGTGACCTTGCCACAGCGTTTTTCAACATGTCGGTAGATCTGAAAAATGCCCAGGATGAACTTGTCAGATCGAAACGGATGGCAGCCATAGGAGAAGTTGTAGCATCCATAAACCATGAGATCAACAATCCCCTGATGATTATTTCGGGTAATGCCCAGTTCCTTGAGATGACTATGCAGCATTATCCAAAGGAAGTCCAGGAGCGCATCGAGGCGATTCTCGCCGAAACGGAGCGGATCTCAAAAGTTACCCGTAAACTGCAAAACATAAAAAATCCCGTTTCAGAAGATTATACCTCGGGTGGAGAACAAATGATTAATCTGGACAGATCTTCGTAG
- a CDS encoding putative hydrolase protein, with product MKILLLSILIIIIVSLIVIWVSFRSDIREAYVRISENSKTELVSYGYIEYKTGGGDGADVLIIHGAGGGYDQGEVLASAVLDTEFNWIAPSRFGYLRSSLPENATNEDQAHAFMKLLDQLHIDRVAVVALSAGGPSAIHFALIYPERVSSLTLISCGVTSLTGEEIQQAERQGRMLAQIFEKDFYYWVLSNLFRRQLMSLMGARRDIYTDLTASQRLIIDNIIDYMNPASKRYRGVMFDHTMILPGEKITGIVTPTLVIHAEDDTLQPYENALFAVSRIEGARLLSFEEGGHFVSAVQLDAITRELKTHIIENL from the coding sequence TTGAAAATACTACTGTTGTCAATACTGATAATTATCATCGTTTCCCTAATAGTAATATGGGTTAGTTTTCGAAGCGATATCAGGGAGGCTTACGTCCGTATCAGCGAAAACAGCAAAACAGAATTGGTGTCTTACGGGTATATTGAGTACAAAACCGGTGGTGGAGATGGGGCCGATGTTCTGATAATTCATGGTGCAGGCGGGGGTTATGATCAGGGTGAGGTGCTCGCCAGTGCAGTTTTGGATACAGAATTCAACTGGATAGCACCTTCGCGTTTTGGATATCTAAGGTCAAGTCTTCCGGAGAATGCTACCAATGAAGATCAGGCACACGCATTCATGAAGTTGCTTGACCAACTGCATATAGACCGAGTGGCAGTAGTTGCCTTGTCTGCCGGGGGGCCATCAGCAATTCACTTTGCTTTGATTTACCCTGAACGTGTTAGTTCGCTTACACTTATCTCTTGTGGCGTTACCTCCTTAACAGGAGAAGAAATACAGCAGGCAGAGAGGCAGGGCAGGATGCTGGCCCAAATTTTTGAAAAGGATTTTTACTACTGGGTGCTTAGTAACCTATTCAGAAGACAACTCATGTCTTTGATGGGTGCGCGCAGAGATATATACACAGACTTAACTGCCAGCCAAAGACTCATCATTGACAATATAATAGATTACATGAATCCTGCTTCAAAACGCTACCGTGGAGTTATGTTTGATCATACCATGATTCTTCCGGGTGAGAAGATAACTGGAATTGTTACACCGACATTGGTAATACATGCAGAAGATGATACGCTTCAACCGTATGAGAATGCGCTTTTTGCGGTGTCAAGGATTGAAGGTGCGCGCCTTTTATCATTTGAAGAAGGTGGGCATTTTGTTTCTGCTGTTCAGCTGGATGCAATCACAAGAGAGTTAAAGACACATATTATTGAAAATTTATAG
- a CDS encoding putative patatin-like phospholipase, with protein MKKFQISIVLLLLTLYSVIRSEENYRFALVLSGGGARGLAQIGVLKAFEENGLRPDLIVATSMGSIIGGLYACGLSPEQIYQFTQNLDWGNLINDDAKRDNLFVNQKQFNVNYLFELFFDQRLRPVFPSSISHGQSFYQILTPLLLPAQYRAGNDFSNLPISLRIVTTDILTGNRVVLRDGNLARAIRASSTVPLAFSPLKYDGMVLMDGGLASNIPVETAIEEMADFVVAVDVTSSLLQKPDLDNPVRLVNQLVAIGIEKNKNRERVLADIVITPDLEGFSNTNFRNHDTLVQIGYLAAMEQMDEILKNFPEQQINRSPQAAQIPLRVVNKSGVKLFTGDTLKIDKNLSDEETLSAIKNYLHSNGIDFPDILSVSKTDSVLTVIAEPAKVNDFNFLGLQKTSGYIVRRAGGLRKGETISQPRIESMISNLYSTGLFKTVNVEIDSQNILNVIVDEKKPLRLRAGLRYDEFHLLEGFIQPANQNLFGTGITTQLHLQYGSRREKYALKLNANHLLTANLANNLQFKAYVSKERLFERKIIPQEGQSDLLSIREIILRKTGFMVMTGTQVGKFASLNGGMRYELFKLQQSDNSVFKDGMGLKFPGEMPYFMLRLIIDTMDKTPFPTKGFNHIVTFGTASNKLAGTEDFVKIDGSSGAYFSLGSAQKHVLHPRFVWAWSNSPLPETEKVYLGGAFSEQGYRDLGLYNYVPFIGLKPRAFSGDLLALLHLNYIWELRDNFYLTFDFDYGRTWLKQDFSLSNFREEFFDRALLGVGAGMAYNSIFGPLRLSYGHLIRGLEEIGIERGYQLYISLGQDF; from the coding sequence ATGAAAAAATTTCAAATTTCCATTGTCCTTTTATTGCTTACATTATATTCGGTGATTCGGTCTGAAGAAAACTATCGTTTTGCTCTTGTTTTAAGCGGTGGCGGGGCACGGGGGCTTGCTCAGATCGGGGTATTGAAAGCATTTGAAGAGAATGGTTTAAGGCCGGATCTGATAGTGGCAACAAGTATGGGCTCCATAATCGGTGGACTTTATGCCTGTGGTTTGTCCCCAGAGCAGATCTATCAGTTCACCCAAAATCTGGACTGGGGCAATCTTATAAATGACGATGCCAAAAGAGACAACCTATTTGTAAACCAAAAACAATTCAATGTAAATTACCTGTTTGAGCTGTTTTTTGATCAGCGACTACGCCCCGTTTTCCCCAGCTCCATCTCACACGGACAATCCTTTTACCAGATCCTTACCCCCCTTTTGCTTCCTGCACAGTACAGGGCAGGAAATGATTTCAGCAATCTGCCCATTTCCCTAAGAATTGTTACTACCGACATCTTAACCGGAAACCGGGTAGTTCTCCGGGATGGAAACCTCGCCAGGGCAATCCGGGCCTCCAGCACCGTGCCACTTGCCTTCTCACCATTGAAATATGATGGAATGGTCCTGATGGATGGAGGTTTGGCATCCAATATTCCTGTAGAGACCGCCATTGAGGAGATGGCGGATTTTGTCGTTGCTGTTGACGTCACGTCTTCACTGTTACAAAAACCTGATCTTGACAACCCTGTAAGATTAGTTAACCAGCTTGTTGCAATTGGAATTGAAAAAAATAAAAACAGAGAGAGAGTTCTGGCTGACATAGTCATTACTCCAGACCTTGAGGGCTTCTCTAACACCAATTTCCGCAATCATGACACGCTTGTACAGATCGGTTACTTGGCAGCCATGGAACAGATGGATGAAATTCTGAAGAATTTCCCAGAACAACAGATAAACAGATCACCCCAAGCTGCTCAGATTCCTCTGAGAGTAGTTAACAAGTCTGGTGTAAAACTTTTTACTGGTGATACTCTGAAAATCGATAAAAATCTTAGCGATGAAGAAACTCTGTCGGCAATAAAAAACTATCTACATTCAAACGGAATCGATTTTCCGGATATACTTTCAGTGTCAAAAACAGACTCAGTCCTGACCGTTATCGCCGAACCGGCCAAAGTGAATGATTTTAATTTCCTGGGTCTACAAAAAACCTCCGGATATATAGTTAGGAGGGCTGGCGGACTAAGAAAAGGTGAAACAATTAGTCAGCCACGTATTGAATCAATGATCTCAAATCTTTATTCTACCGGTTTGTTCAAAACTGTGAACGTGGAAATTGATTCTCAGAATATATTGAATGTAATTGTGGATGAGAAAAAACCCCTGAGACTTCGTGCCGGATTGAGATACGATGAGTTCCATTTGCTCGAAGGGTTTATCCAGCCTGCAAACCAGAATCTCTTTGGAACCGGAATTACTACCCAATTGCATCTGCAATATGGTTCGAGGCGGGAAAAATACGCCCTTAAACTCAATGCCAACCATCTCCTGACTGCAAATCTTGCCAACAACCTGCAGTTTAAGGCGTATGTATCCAAAGAGAGGTTATTTGAAAGGAAAATTATCCCTCAGGAAGGCCAGTCAGACCTGCTCTCGATAAGAGAGATAATTTTACGGAAAACGGGATTTATGGTTATGACCGGCACACAGGTTGGAAAATTTGCATCGCTCAATGGTGGAATGCGCTATGAACTGTTTAAATTGCAGCAATCAGATAACAGTGTCTTCAAAGATGGTATGGGATTGAAATTCCCTGGCGAAATGCCCTATTTTATGTTGCGGCTCATAATTGATACCATGGACAAGACTCCGTTCCCAACCAAAGGGTTCAACCATATTGTAACATTCGGCACTGCATCAAATAAACTTGCTGGTACCGAGGATTTCGTGAAAATTGACGGCAGCTCCGGTGCATACTTTTCTTTGGGAAGTGCACAAAAACATGTACTGCATCCCAGATTTGTGTGGGCATGGTCAAATTCCCCTCTTCCGGAAACTGAGAAAGTTTATCTGGGAGGAGCCTTTTCCGAACAGGGATACAGAGATCTTGGACTATACAACTATGTCCCTTTTATAGGCCTGAAACCAAGGGCTTTTTCAGGAGATTTACTGGCTCTTCTCCATTTAAATTATATTTGGGAGCTAAGGGATAATTTCTATCTTACTTTTGATTTCGATTACGGCAGAACCTGGCTAAAGCAAGATTTCAGCCTTTCAAACTTCAGAGAGGAGTTTTTCGACAGAGCTCTTCTGGGGGTTGGAGCCGGTATGGCTTACAATTCGATATTTGGCCCGCTTCGTTTAAGCTATGGGCACCTCATACGTGGTTTGGAAGAGATAGGCATTGAAAGAGGTTACCAGTTATACATATCTCTTGGTCAGGATTTCTGA